A section of the Chryseobacterium ginsenosidimutans genome encodes:
- a CDS encoding DUF3109 family protein, which produces MIQIDDKLISEDIFSEEFVCNLSKCKGACCVEGDVGAPLDKDELEILDSIFDKIKPYLTPEGIKSVEEIGTWTTDPMDGLYVTPMVDNRECAYVTFDEKGITKCGIEKAYEDGAIDWQKPISCHLYPIRVKEYSTFKALNYDVWSVCSDACALGKELQVPVYKFLKTPLIRKYGEEFYGVLSEVAEEWKKEYGS; this is translated from the coding sequence ATGATTCAGATAGACGATAAATTGATCTCCGAAGATATTTTTTCTGAAGAGTTTGTTTGCAACCTTTCCAAATGCAAAGGTGCATGTTGCGTAGAAGGAGATGTTGGAGCTCCGTTAGATAAAGATGAGCTGGAAATTTTGGATAGTATTTTTGATAAAATTAAACCCTATCTTACTCCGGAAGGCATAAAATCCGTTGAAGAAATCGGAACATGGACAACCGATCCTATGGACGGACTGTATGTAACTCCAATGGTTGACAATCGGGAATGTGCATACGTAACCTTCGACGAAAAAGGGATTACAAAATGTGGAATTGAAAAGGCATACGAAGACGGTGCAATTGACTGGCAAAAACCCATCTCGTGCCACCTTTACCCGATTCGTGTAAAAGAATATTCTACTTTTAAGGCATTAAATTATGATGTATGGAGTGTTTGCAGTGATGCATGTGCTTTAGGAAAAGAATTACAGGTTCCTGTTTATAAATTCTTAAAAACTCCGTTGATCAGAAAATATGGTGAAGAATTTTATGGTGTTCTGAGTGAAGTTGCCGAGGAATGGAAAAAAGAATATGGTTCTTAA
- a CDS encoding universal stress protein, producing MINIVLPVDFGDKTEQLIDGAVKFAKQVNGKIFLIHVAPSDIGFAIGDMGFQYFPEVEENEIREELVQLNKIEQIILAHDVDCEHLLKQGIAKDIILDYAKTNNADFIVMGSHGRSGIYDVFVGSLTKGITKDSSVPVLVLPIHD from the coding sequence ATGATAAATATTGTATTACCCGTAGATTTTGGGGACAAGACAGAACAGCTTATAGATGGTGCTGTAAAATTTGCTAAACAGGTAAACGGAAAGATTTTCCTTATTCATGTTGCACCATCCGATATTGGCTTTGCCATCGGTGATATGGGATTTCAATATTTTCCGGAAGTTGAAGAGAATGAAATAAGAGAGGAACTGGTTCAGTTAAATAAAATTGAACAGATAATTCTCGCTCATGATGTAGATTGCGAACATCTTCTGAAACAAGGTATTGCCAAAGATATTATTTTAGATTATGCCAAAACCAACAATGCCGATTTTATCGTGATGGGATCACACGGAAGAAGCGGAATTTATGATGTTTTCGTGGGAAGCCTTACCAAAGGGATTACAAAGGACTCCAGTGTTCCTGTTTTGGTACTTCCGATTCATGACTAA
- a CDS encoding fumarylacetoacetate hydrolase family protein, producing the protein MKIICIGRNYSEHAKELGNEIPEKPVIFMKPDTAVLKGNDFYIPEFSDDVHYELEVVVKISKGGKYIQKETANKHYEEIGLGIDFTARDLQSELKSKGLPWELAKGFDGSAVVGNFFKKENYNLESLNFSLLKNKEKVQDGNTKDMIFTIDDIIAFVSQYFTLRVGDLIFTGTPKGVGKVEENDILEAYLEEEKILDIRIL; encoded by the coding sequence ATGAAAATAATCTGCATAGGAAGAAATTACAGCGAACACGCAAAAGAATTGGGAAATGAAATTCCTGAAAAACCTGTCATTTTCATGAAACCGGATACTGCGGTTCTAAAAGGAAATGATTTTTACATTCCCGAGTTTTCAGATGATGTTCATTACGAACTGGAAGTTGTAGTGAAAATCTCAAAAGGCGGAAAATATATCCAAAAAGAAACAGCAAACAAGCATTACGAAGAAATCGGTCTGGGAATTGATTTTACGGCACGAGATCTTCAAAGTGAACTGAAATCTAAAGGTTTACCATGGGAATTGGCAAAAGGTTTTGACGGTTCTGCAGTGGTCGGAAACTTTTTTAAAAAAGAAAATTATAATCTGGAATCTTTGAATTTTTCATTGTTAAAAAATAAAGAAAAGGTTCAGGATGGAAATACAAAAGATATGATCTTCACGATTGATGACATTATTGCTTTTGTGTCACAATATTTTACATTAAGAGTCGGTGATTTGATTTTCACAGGAACGCCAAAAGGCGTCGGTAAAGTTGAAGAGAACGATATTCTTGAAGCTTACCTTGAAGAGGAAAAAATTCTTGACATCAGAATTTTATAA
- a CDS encoding M16 family metallopeptidase, producing MLSSLAVIFLMSANGFAQNIPMDSSVKTGTLSNGMKYYIKKNTLPEKKVDFRLAINAGSILEDENQRGLAHFMEHMNFNGTKNFPDNKLVDFLQSIGVKFGQHLNAYTSFDETVYMLPVPLDKPGNLDAGLKVMEDWAFNATLSDEQINKERGVVLEELRLGLGADKRMSDKYLPKLLYKSQYANRLPIGKKDVLENFKPDVIRQFHKDWYRPDLMAIVVVGDVNVDEIEKKIKDNFSKYKNPSIPKERKTFDLPGHKETLVAIETDPDATRSMVQFTMKDSEAYQPDVTVEQYNQSLVEQITSTMLNNRLGELVNSTNPPFTYGSVYHGGTYARSKEAFQGFAMVKDGNQLNALKVLLEEVERAKRFGFTQTELDRAKAQVLSNIETTYNNRDKTESNVLVDEYVRNFLEQEPMPGIAWEYEDTKKFLPSVTLAQTNEIIKKFVKDDSRVVVITGPKKDNVTMPTEAMVMNTFEGVKMADLKPYEEKATIKNLIKPFKSEGKIAKTETDVKLGTTTWTLSNGAKVTFKKTDFKDDEIVFSARSLGGNSLIADADFIKTQFAFPALSEAGVGGFSKSDLTNYLAGKQVNVNPSVGALTEGISGRTSQKDLGTAMELIYAYFTALNYNPDSFNAYKTKQSAMLDNLLSNPQFYFSSEHAKFMNQKNPRFIGIIPMEKEWANTDYKKAYDIYKEKFANAGNFQFYFVGNIDEAKFKNEVLQYIASLPSTGKSMNFKDTGYRQMAGDFTKTYKKGKDPKSMVTISYTGEAPYNEKEALALEALGEVATIKVIEKLREDESGIYGGGARGGMYRVPFNNYSFSISFPCGPENAEKLIKSALAELQKLIDKGPEQKDLDKYKEGEYNDNKTSLKDNMYWMNALSKNQLDGSDKYEILNYEDRVKALTVKDLQDVGKKYLTKGRIVATLMPEDGWENAKKNETKVETATVKAGAGN from the coding sequence ATGCTTTCTTCACTTGCAGTGATCTTCCTGATGTCTGCAAATGGTTTTGCACAGAACATTCCTATGGACTCTTCTGTAAAAACAGGTACTCTTTCAAACGGAATGAAGTACTATATCAAAAAAAATACGTTACCTGAAAAGAAAGTAGATTTCAGATTGGCCATCAATGCGGGATCTATTCTTGAGGATGAAAACCAAAGAGGTCTTGCTCACTTTATGGAGCATATGAACTTTAATGGGACTAAAAATTTTCCTGATAACAAATTAGTCGACTTTCTACAATCAATTGGAGTGAAATTCGGACAGCATCTTAATGCTTATACGAGTTTCGACGAAACGGTTTACATGCTTCCTGTGCCTTTAGACAAACCCGGAAATCTTGATGCCGGTCTGAAAGTAATGGAAGACTGGGCTTTTAATGCAACCCTTTCTGATGAGCAGATCAATAAAGAAAGAGGGGTAGTTTTAGAAGAATTGAGACTTGGTTTGGGAGCTGATAAAAGAATGTCGGACAAATATCTGCCGAAGCTGTTGTACAAATCTCAATACGCAAACAGACTTCCGATCGGAAAGAAAGATGTTTTGGAAAACTTCAAGCCGGATGTCATCAGACAGTTTCATAAAGACTGGTACAGACCGGATTTAATGGCAATCGTTGTTGTCGGAGATGTAAATGTAGATGAAATTGAGAAAAAAATTAAGGACAATTTCAGTAAGTATAAAAACCCATCAATACCAAAAGAAAGAAAAACTTTTGACCTGCCAGGCCATAAGGAAACTTTAGTGGCAATCGAGACAGATCCTGATGCTACAAGATCAATGGTCCAGTTTACGATGAAAGATTCTGAAGCGTATCAGCCGGATGTTACTGTTGAGCAATACAATCAGAGTCTTGTTGAGCAAATCACATCAACCATGCTCAATAACAGACTTGGTGAACTTGTGAATTCTACCAATCCTCCTTTCACTTACGGATCTGTTTATCATGGAGGAACCTATGCGAGAAGCAAAGAAGCCTTCCAGGGGTTTGCAATGGTAAAAGACGGAAATCAGCTTAATGCTCTGAAAGTTCTTTTGGAAGAAGTGGAAAGAGCAAAAAGATTCGGATTTACCCAGACAGAATTAGACAGAGCAAAAGCCCAGGTTTTATCTAATATTGAAACAACTTACAACAACCGCGATAAAACGGAAAGCAATGTGTTGGTGGATGAATACGTAAGAAACTTTCTGGAGCAGGAACCAATGCCGGGAATTGCCTGGGAATATGAAGATACTAAGAAATTTTTACCTTCTGTAACATTGGCTCAGACAAACGAGATCATCAAAAAGTTTGTAAAAGACGATAGCAGAGTAGTGGTAATTACAGGACCTAAAAAAGATAATGTCACAATGCCAACAGAAGCAATGGTGATGAATACTTTCGAAGGAGTAAAAATGGCAGATCTTAAGCCTTATGAGGAAAAAGCAACCATTAAAAATTTAATAAAACCTTTTAAATCTGAAGGTAAAATTGCTAAAACTGAAACGGATGTCAAATTAGGAACAACAACCTGGACATTGAGCAATGGTGCTAAAGTAACTTTCAAGAAAACAGATTTTAAAGATGATGAAATTGTTTTCTCTGCAAGAAGTCTGGGAGGAAATTCTTTGATCGCTGATGCAGATTTCATTAAAACTCAGTTTGCTTTCCCTGCTTTATCTGAAGCCGGAGTGGGTGGCTTTTCAAAATCTGATCTTACTAATTATTTAGCAGGTAAACAAGTTAATGTAAATCCTTCTGTTGGTGCTTTAACTGAGGGTATTTCGGGAAGAACAAGCCAGAAAGATCTTGGGACAGCAATGGAACTGATATATGCTTATTTTACAGCTTTAAATTATAATCCGGATTCTTTTAATGCTTATAAAACAAAACAGTCTGCAATGTTGGATAATCTGTTATCCAATCCGCAGTTCTACTTTTCTAGCGAGCATGCGAAATTTATGAATCAGAAAAATCCGAGATTTATTGGGATTATTCCAATGGAAAAAGAATGGGCGAATACAGATTACAAAAAGGCATATGATATCTACAAAGAAAAATTTGCCAATGCAGGTAATTTCCAATTCTATTTTGTAGGAAATATCGATGAGGCCAAGTTTAAAAATGAAGTGTTGCAGTATATTGCAAGTCTTCCGTCTACAGGAAAATCTATGAATTTTAAGGATACTGGCTACAGACAGATGGCAGGAGATTTCACAAAAACATATAAAAAAGGAAAAGATCCTAAAAGTATGGTAACAATTTCTTACACGGGTGAAGCACCTTACAATGAAAAAGAAGCATTGGCTCTGGAAGCTCTGGGTGAAGTGGCTACCATTAAAGTAATTGAAAAGCTAAGAGAAGATGAAAGCGGAATTTATGGTGGCGGTGCAAGAGGCGGAATGTACCGAGTACCTTTTAATAATTACAGTTTCAGCATCAGTTTCCCTTGCGGACCTGAAAATGCCGAAAAGCTGATAAAAAGTGCTTTGGCTGAGCTTCAGAAGTTAATTGATAAAGGTCCGGAACAAAAAGATCTTGATAAATACAAAGAAGGAGAGTACAATGATAATAAAACGAGCCTGAAAGATAATATGTACTGGATGAATGCTCTTTCAAAAAATCAACTGGACGGAAGTGATAAGTACGAGATTCTTAATTATGAGGATAGGGTAAAAGCATTAACTGTAAAAGATCTTCAGGATGTCGGTAAAAAATACCTTACTAAAGGCAGAATTGTAGCGACTTTGATGCCGGAAGACGGATGGGAAAATGCCAAAAAAAATGAAACTAAAGTAGAGACAGCAACTGTGAAAGCAGGTGCAGGAAATTAA
- a CDS encoding DUF6427 family protein, with amino-acid sequence MFKLLSKESNIFSIPVYIGFLLLIVITFNFLNFNTYEGIIAGITFLGIALGYFCFHSIALNYQTHLPLFLYTFFIFGLYPGNLDIGLAVSLLTNSFLLLLLTSTNEDIRKKSYVLVGSIVALNFIFLPTTWPMAIFVIIHVIATSERIGLNIFRFLLGIILIVFSYFSVMFFMNFRSWNMNYFPFGNMKIITDYTTLLPLIPIVLMLIYAVYDHFKNYNKKSPISRYKYTFLLVFSLAQLVTIILYMNKSYEYLLLLAFPSTIIISRMLKFLPKYWMQEVSLWLIIFSLIAYKAIYLF; translated from the coding sequence ATGTTTAAATTACTTTCAAAAGAAAGCAATATTTTTTCAATCCCTGTTTATATTGGTTTTCTTCTGTTAATAGTTATAACTTTTAACTTTCTGAATTTCAACACTTATGAAGGCATAATCGCAGGCATTACTTTTTTAGGAATTGCTCTAGGTTATTTTTGCTTTCACAGTATTGCATTGAATTATCAGACTCATTTACCGTTATTTTTATATACATTTTTTATTTTTGGTCTGTATCCCGGGAATTTGGATATCGGACTTGCCGTTTCCTTATTAACCAATTCTTTTCTTTTGCTGCTTCTTACAAGTACCAATGAAGATATCAGAAAAAAGTCTTATGTTTTGGTAGGTTCCATTGTTGCACTGAATTTTATTTTTCTGCCTACAACGTGGCCAATGGCAATTTTTGTGATCATCCATGTAATTGCGACTTCAGAAAGAATCGGATTAAATATTTTCAGGTTTTTATTAGGAATAATTTTAATTGTGTTCAGCTATTTTTCTGTCATGTTTTTCATGAATTTCAGATCCTGGAATATGAATTATTTTCCTTTTGGAAACATGAAAATAATAACAGATTATACCACATTATTACCTTTAATTCCGATTGTTTTAATGCTGATATACGCAGTTTACGACCATTTTAAAAATTATAATAAAAAGAGCCCGATCAGCAGATACAAATATACTTTTTTGTTGGTTTTCTCTCTAGCACAGCTGGTTACTATTATTCTTTACATGAATAAAAGTTATGAATATTTGCTGCTTCTTGCCTTTCCTTCGACCATTATTATCAGTCGGATGCTGAAATTTTTACCCAAATACTGGATGCAGGAAGTAAGCTTATGGTTAATTATTTTTAGTTTGATTGCGTATAAAGCGATTTATTTATTTTAA
- a CDS encoding DUF6341 family protein: protein MTSFFLFLSKVFKWSFGFYDTFGNVLNWILFTVCCVLFTYWCYVLVVKLGGDKDKDYFSPTEGKNPYYDPNIYKKEG from the coding sequence ATGACGTCTTTCTTTCTATTCTTAAGTAAAGTTTTCAAATGGTCTTTCGGTTTTTACGACACCTTTGGGAATGTATTAAACTGGATCCTATTCACTGTTTGTTGCGTATTGTTCACCTATTGGTGCTACGTTCTAGTTGTTAAACTAGGTGGTGATAAAGATAAAGACTACTTTTCTCCGACGGAAGGTAAGAATCCTTATTACGATCCTAATATTTACAAAAAAGAAGGTTAA